Below is a window of Corallococcus silvisoli DNA.
TTGAGCATGCCGCGGATGTTCACGTCCGCGTCGAAGCTCGGGTCCTCCACGCTGCGGCGCACGTCCATCTGGGCGGCCAGGTGGCAGAGCACCTGGGGCTTCTCGCTCCGGATGAGCTCGGCGGCCTCCGGGCTCCGGATGTCGTGCACGGCCAGGCGCACGCGCGGATCCAGGTTCTCCTTCTTGCCGCTCGACAGGTTGTCCAACGCGATGACCTCGTGGCCATTGCGCAGGAACTCATCGCACACGTGCGAGCCAATGAAGCCCGCGCCGCCCGTTACCAGGACTTTCACGCCGTTCTCCCCTGACCCGGCCGCCAGGGGGCCGGGCCGTCGTCTACCTCGCGTTCACACGCGCGCGGCCAACCTATGCCGCGGGGGAACGAGCGGCAACCTCTCGAAAGTACGCGATGGTGTCCCGCAGACCATCTTCCAGCGCGACCTTCGGCTCCCACCCCAGCAGCGTGCGGGCGCGGGTGATGTCCGGCTGACGCTGCTTCGGATCATCCTTGGGCAGCGGGTGGTAGACGATCTGCCTACCTCCACCCGCGGCTTCACGCACGGCCTCCGCGAACTGCTTGATGGTCATCTCGCGCGGGTTGCCGATGTTCACCGGGCCCCGGACGTCCGACAGCACCAGCCGCACCAGCCCGTCCACCAGGTCCTTCACGTAGCAGAACGAGCGCGTCTGGCTGCCGTCCCCGAAGACGCTGAAGTCCTCGCCCTTGAGCGCCTGGCCCACGAAGGCGGGCACCACGCGGCCGTCATTGAGGCGCATGCGCGGGCCGTAGGTGTTGAAGATGCGCACGATGCGGACGTTGACGCCCCGGCTGCGCTCGTACGCGGCGCTGATGGCCTCCGAGTAGCGCTTGGCTTCGTCGTACACCGAACGCGGGCCGATGGGGTTCACGTTGCCCCAGTAATCCTCCTTCTGGGGGTGCACCAGCGGGTCGCCGTACACTTCCGAGGTGGAGGCCATCAGGAAGACGGCCTTCTTCTTCTCCGCCAGCTTCAGCGCGTTCTCCGTGCCAATGGAGCCCACGCGCAGCGTCTCGATGGGGAGGTTCGCGTAGTCGATGGGGGACGCGGGGGAGGCCAGGTTGAGGACGAAGTCCACCGGGCCGTCCACCTCCAGCCCCTCCGTGATGTCCTGCTTCACGAACTGGAAGCCGGCGCGCGACTTGAGCGCATGGACGTTCGCCTCATTGCCCGTGATGAGGTTGTCCACCGCGAGGACGGACGCCGCGCCGTCGTCCAGGAGCCGCTCACACAGGTGCGAGCCGACGAATCCGGCACCACCCAGCACCACCGCCCGCTTGCCACGCATGCTCGTCACGTCACGCCTCGTTCGTCAGGAAAGTTCGTCGAAGGTCGCCTGGCCCGGCAGCTGCGCCTTGTACTTCTCCAGCACCAAGTCGATGCCCTGCCGGATGTATTCGGCCACGGGCACCTTCGTCTTCTGGTTCAGCGCCTTGAGCAGTTCGTTCTGCTCCGGAGTGATGTAGATGGTGGTGCTGACTTTCTTTCGGGCCATGGCGATACGTGAAAATATATGGAATGACGTGGCCTGCGAAAGCACGGAGTGCGGAGAGCGTGAACATGGCGCCCCGCCCCACCCGGAGGCACCGTGTCCCCTAGCAACCAGCTGATTTTACTGGGCTTCCTGACCATGGGCGCGCTCACTGGCTGCGCCGGGAAGAAAGCGGCGGAGCCCCTTGACGCGGCGCACAAGCGCCCCGAGGCGGAGGCCATCCGGGGCCAGAAGGTGCCCGGGGAGACGGTGACGGAGCTGGACGCCAACGGCGACGGCCGGCCGGACGTCTGGGAGTACCGGGTGAAGGACGTGCTGGTGCGCAAGGAGCTGGACCTGAACTGGGACGGCCGCGTGGACGTCACGCAGTACCTGGATCCGCAGGGCGCGAAGGTCCGCGAGGTGATGGACCTGGACTACGACGGCAAGGTGGACGCCACGTACCAGTACTCGGAGGGCAAGCGCACCCTGGGTGAACGCGACCTGGACGGCGACGGCAAGACGGACTCGTGGCTGTACTACGAGAACGACACGCTCGTGCGGAAGGAGCGCGACGCGAACCACGACGGCCGGGTGGACTACTGGGAGTACTGGGAGAACGGCCAGGTGGACCGCATTGGCGAGGACCTGGACGGGGATGGCACCGTCGACCAGTGGACCCGCAACCCCAGCCCCGCCGCGCAGCCTGCCGGGAAGTGACGGCGCGGCCGGCGCACCGTGTGGGCGCGCCGGCGCGAAGGGGGACTACGGGGTGCTGGTGCCCACGCGGCCGTAGGAGTCCTCGAGCCGCACGACGTCATCCAGCTCGGGGGTGCTGACCTCGAGGATGTCGCAGTCGGTGAGGGCGACCATGCGGTGCTTGGTCAGCGGCTTGATGTGGTAGCTCTCACCGGGGTTCATCTCCTTCTCGATGAGGCCCTGGCCCTCGTCGACGACGAAGAGGAGCTTGCCGCTCTGGACGTGGATGGTCTCGTCCTTGCGGTTGTGGAACTGGAGGCTCAGCTTGTGCCCCTGCTTCACGTGCAGGAGCTTGCCCACGTAGCGCTCCGTGTGGGCCCAGATGAGCTCGTGACCCCAGGGCTTCTCCACCCGCTTCGTCGTCGTCATGTTGCTTCGTCTCTTCCTTGCCCAGCGCTAGTTCGTGCCGGCCACGTACGCGTCGAGCTGGGTCTCGCGCTTGAAGTCCGCCAGGTAACGGCCCGCGGCTTCCTTCGAGGCAAAGCTGCCCATCCGGACGCGGTACCAGGTGCCCTTGCCCGGCACCTCCGCCGCCAGGATATAGGGGGCATAGCCCCGGTCACGCAACCGGGCGGCGAAGCGGTCGGCGTCCGGGCGGGTCTGGAAGGCGGAGAGCTGGAGCGTGAACGCCCCCCCCTTCACGGCCTCCGCCGGGCGCGGCGGCTCCGGGGGCAGCGCCTGGGCGCGGGCGATGGCCTCCTTCATCCCCCCGTCGCGCGCGGCGGTGCGGGTGGCGACCGGCGTCTCCTCCACCTTTCCCTTCACGGGCTCGGGCTTCACTTCGGGCTTCGCGGCGGCGGCGACCTTCGCGGGCTCCGCCGCGGGCTTCACGACCGGCTTGCCGGCGGCGATGGCGTCCTCCTCCGCGGCGTCCATCGCGGGCAGTTCGCCCGTGTCGGGGTCCGGCGTGGGGGTCAGCGCCGCGGGCCGGGCCTCCGGCTTCGCGGCGACCTTCGCGGCCTCGGCGGGCTTCGGCTCCGGCTTCGCGGCGGCGGCGACCTTGGGGGCCTCCGGCTTCGCGGCGGGCTTGACCACGGGCAGCGGCGGCAGGGACTCCGTGGCCGTCTTGCGGGTGAGCTCGTCCGGGAAGGTGAGCGGCGGCTCCTTGCGCGCGTCGTGGAGGACCTGCGCGTTGGCGTCCAGCGCGGAGAGCAGGTCCGGGGCGGCGGCCGTCTGCGCGTCGCCGGAGAGCTTCTTGCCCACCACCACGCCCAGCACGAACACCGCGCCCATCACGACGATGCCGGCGATCAAAAGGCTGACGATCTGCCGGTTGTCCAACGAGACGTCGAACTTCTCCTTCATCCGGTGGGCGTCACGCATGGCAGGGCGAACCTCGTCGCGCGCTCGGGCCGTGTTACGGCCTGTAGCGACAGCGTGCGCGCAAGCTACGCCCCACCCCCAGGCCGGTCAAATTCACGGAACCCCAGGTGGCGGGCGCATGCGCACCGACGCGGGCGGGGCCGGAAGTCAGGCTCCGGCGACGTTGGAACGGATCAGACGATCCACCCGCCGCCGAGCACGCGATCCCGGTCATAGACGACCGCGGCCTGGCCCGGCGTGACGGCGCGCGCGGGCGCGTCGAGCTGCACGGACACCAGGCCGTGCTGAGAGATGTGCACCCGGCCCGGGGCGCCGGCGTGGCGGTGGCGGATGCGGACCTCCACGGCCTGCTCGGGCGGGGGCGGCGCGTCCACCCAGTGCGGCTGGAGCAGGCCGAAGCGGTCGCGTCCGGTGCCCTCCGCGGGCCCCACCACGACGCGGTTCGTCTCCGGCTCCAGGCGCTGGACGTAGCGCACCTCCCCACCTCCCAGGTTGAGTCCCTTGCGCTGACCCACGGTGAAGCGGTGGATGCCCTGGTGCGTGCCCAGCACGCGCCCTTCTGGATCCACGACCTCTCCGGACGGCTGGGGGCCGGCGACCTTCTCCACGAACCCGGCATAGTCGCCGTCGGGCACGAAGCAGATCTCCATGCTCTCCGGCTTGTGGGTGGTGGGCAGCTGGTGACGCTCGGCGACGGCGCGCACCTCCGCCTTGGTGAGGTGACCCACGGGGAAGAGGACGTCGCGCAGCTCCTCCTGCCCCAGCGTGAAGAGGAAGTAGCTCTGGTCCTTGGCGGCGTCCACGGCGCGGCGCAGGTGGAAGCGCCCGTCCACCTCCTCCACCTGGGCGTAGTGGCCGGTGGCGAGCCGGGCGCCCAGGGCGCGCGCGCGCTTGAGGAGGAAGTTGAACTTCACGTCGCGGTTGCAGCTGACGCACGGGATGGGCGTCTTGCCGCCCAGGTACGACTGGACGAACGGGTTGACGACCCGGTCCTGGAAGATCTCCTCGGCGTTCGCGACGTAGAACGGGATGCCCAGCGTCTGGGCCACCGCGCGGGCGTCGTCGATGTCATCCGGACTGCAGCAGCTGCCGCACTTCGCGTTGCCCTCGTAGGACCAGACGCGCAGGGTGATGCCGATGACCTCATGGCCCTGCTCCTTGAGCAGGGCGGCGGCGGCCGAGGAATCCACCCCGCCACTCATGGCAACGACGACTCGCATGGGGCTCCTTCCTACACGCCCCCGGGCCGGGACGCACGGCCCGAGGCGCTCCAGGCCCCCTCCCCTGCCCTCCGGCCGGGGGGAGGCTCCCGTTCAGGCCCCGCGGACCGCCCAGGCGGCGAGCCGGTCGCGGAGCGCGTCGGCCGTGTTGAGCGAC
It encodes the following:
- a CDS encoding UDP-glucuronic acid decarboxylase family protein produces the protein MRGKRAVVLGGAGFVGSHLCERLLDDGAASVLAVDNLITGNEANVHALKSRAGFQFVKQDITEGLEVDGPVDFVLNLASPASPIDYANLPIETLRVGSIGTENALKLAEKKKAVFLMASTSEVYGDPLVHPQKEDYWGNVNPIGPRSVYDEAKRYSEAISAAYERSRGVNVRIVRIFNTYGPRMRLNDGRVVPAFVGQALKGEDFSVFGDGSQTRSFCYVKDLVDGLVRLVLSDVRGPVNIGNPREMTIKQFAEAVREAAGGGRQIVYHPLPKDDPKQRQPDITRARTLLGWEPKVALEDGLRDTIAYFREVAARSPAA
- a CDS encoding ribbon-helix-helix domain-containing protein codes for the protein MARKKVSTTIYITPEQNELLKALNQKTKVPVAEYIRQGIDLVLEKYKAQLPGQATFDELS
- a CDS encoding CREC-EF hand family protein — protein: MGALTGCAGKKAAEPLDAAHKRPEAEAIRGQKVPGETVTELDANGDGRPDVWEYRVKDVLVRKELDLNWDGRVDVTQYLDPQGAKVREVMDLDYDGKVDATYQYSEGKRTLGERDLDGDGKTDSWLYYENDTLVRKERDANHDGRVDYWEYWENGQVDRIGEDLDGDGTVDQWTRNPSPAAQPAGK
- a CDS encoding cupin domain-containing protein is translated as MTTTKRVEKPWGHELIWAHTERYVGKLLHVKQGHKLSLQFHNRKDETIHVQSGKLLFVVDEGQGLIEKEMNPGESYHIKPLTKHRMVALTDCDILEVSTPELDDVVRLEDSYGRVGTSTP
- a CDS encoding SPOR domain-containing protein; its protein translation is MRDAHRMKEKFDVSLDNRQIVSLLIAGIVVMGAVFVLGVVVGKKLSGDAQTAAAPDLLSALDANAQVLHDARKEPPLTFPDELTRKTATESLPPLPVVKPAAKPEAPKVAAAAKPEPKPAEAAKVAAKPEARPAALTPTPDPDTGELPAMDAAEEDAIAAGKPVVKPAAEPAKVAAAAKPEVKPEPVKGKVEETPVATRTAARDGGMKEAIARAQALPPEPPRPAEAVKGGAFTLQLSAFQTRPDADRFAARLRDRGYAPYILAAEVPGKGTWYRVRMGSFASKEAAGRYLADFKRETQLDAYVAGTN
- the mnmA gene encoding tRNA 2-thiouridine(34) synthase MnmA, producing MRVVVAMSGGVDSSAAAALLKEQGHEVIGITLRVWSYEGNAKCGSCCSPDDIDDARAVAQTLGIPFYVANAEEIFQDRVVNPFVQSYLGGKTPIPCVSCNRDVKFNFLLKRARALGARLATGHYAQVEEVDGRFHLRRAVDAAKDQSYFLFTLGQEELRDVLFPVGHLTKAEVRAVAERHQLPTTHKPESMEICFVPDGDYAGFVEKVAGPQPSGEVVDPEGRVLGTHQGIHRFTVGQRKGLNLGGGEVRYVQRLEPETNRVVVGPAEGTGRDRFGLLQPHWVDAPPPPEQAVEVRIRHRHAGAPGRVHISQHGLVSVQLDAPARAVTPGQAAVVYDRDRVLGGGWIV